A window from Candidatus Deferrimicrobium sp. encodes these proteins:
- a CDS encoding VIT1/CCC1 transporter family protein produces MQGTVHAENHFTSSETVRDIVIGMADGLTVPFALAAGLSGAVSSTGVIVIAGLAEIAAGSIAMGLGGYLAARTDREHYASERDREFREIREMPAAERQEVAIVFRGYGLSDEQAAPVVSAICSDPDRWVDFMMRYELGLESPNPKRAVRSALTIGLSYVVGGLVPLAPYMTTGNALKGLAISAAVTLLALFTFGAVKGRLTGIRPLTGGLQTVGIGGIAATAAFSIARWIG; encoded by the coding sequence ATGCAGGGAACCGTCCATGCGGAGAATCACTTTACCTCGTCGGAGACCGTTCGGGACATCGTCATCGGAATGGCGGATGGACTGACCGTTCCGTTCGCGCTGGCGGCCGGCTTGTCGGGAGCCGTGAGTTCTACCGGCGTGATCGTGATCGCGGGGTTGGCCGAGATCGCCGCGGGTTCGATCGCGATGGGGTTGGGAGGCTACCTCGCGGCCCGAACCGACCGCGAGCACTACGCCTCGGAACGCGACCGGGAGTTCCGTGAGATCCGGGAGATGCCTGCGGCAGAGAGGCAGGAGGTAGCGATCGTCTTCCGAGGGTACGGCCTGAGCGACGAGCAGGCCGCGCCGGTGGTCTCGGCCATCTGCTCCGACCCCGATCGCTGGGTGGATTTCATGATGCGATACGAACTGGGACTCGAATCGCCCAATCCGAAAAGGGCCGTGAGGAGCGCCTTGACGATCGGCCTGTCCTACGTTGTCGGCGGGCTGGTTCCACTGGCCCCCTACATGACGACGGGAAACGCGCTCAAGGGCCTCGCGATCTCCGCGGCGGTTACGTTGCTGGCACTCTTCACGTTCGGAGCGGTCAAGGGGCGGCTCACGGGGATCCGGCCGCTGACCGGCGGTCTGCAGACCGTGGGCATCGGGGGCATCGCCGCGACCGCGGCGTTCAGTATCGCGCGATGGATCGGGTAG
- a CDS encoding glycoside hydrolase family 15 protein, with protein MRKDTDRREAFGGPGIPPRWTHGAKDGVGTAYASSSRLWFTIWNGVVTEVYYPTVDRPQLRDLQFLATDGESFFHEEKRHLRSRTERLSHHVLGYRITNSEPEGRYSIVKEVISDPHLPCLLVNTTLSGEEPFLKRLRLYALCAPHLGMGGWGNNACVVDIAGRKILTAEKDGIWLALGATVPFSRLSCGYVGKSDGWTDLAADFRMDWEFDRAMDGNLALTGELDLGGRREFTIGLAFGDGLHNAGTTLMESLAIPFGEQRERYMEQWNRSCKRLLSLEKAASDGGDLYHGSYSLLLAHEDKSYPGAFIASLSIPWGESKGDDDRGGYHLVWTRDLVNTATGLLAAGNTESPLRALIYLAVSQQADGGFSQNFWIDGEPYWRGIQLDEVAFPVLLAWRLQQKGGLGNFDPYPMVMAAARYMILHGPATQQERWEEISGYSPSTIASNIAALVCAASFARQRGDGATAAFLEEYADFLECHVEAWMVTTEGTLVPGIPRHYIRILPADVNDPFPAEDPNVGVVALNNMPPGSRWRFPGKEIVDGGFLELVRYGIRKADDPIIADSLGVLDAVLKVDTPNGPCWRRYNHDGYGQRADGGPFIGYGKGRAWPLLTGERGHYELAAGRAPGPYLRAMEGFASPTGLLPEQVWDEPDRPDLYMYLGRPTGSARPLMWAHAEYIKLLRSAADGKVFDLIPEVAARYLPDSRGRKPMEIWKHNRQISSVGEGFILRVQAGAPFLLHWTRDNWGTAEDSRSTATSLGIDYLDIGVPPKGSGSIRFTFFWTNTGCWEGKDFEVGVHGS; from the coding sequence ATGAGAAAGGATACCGATCGGAGAGAGGCTTTCGGGGGGCCGGGGATCCCGCCCCGTTGGACCCATGGCGCAAAGGACGGGGTCGGCACGGCCTATGCCAGCTCCAGCCGGCTCTGGTTCACCATCTGGAACGGGGTCGTGACCGAGGTCTACTACCCGACCGTGGATCGTCCGCAGCTCCGGGATCTCCAGTTTCTGGCCACGGACGGGGAGAGCTTCTTCCACGAGGAGAAGCGTCACCTCCGTTCCAGGACGGAACGTCTCTCCCATCATGTCCTTGGATACAGGATCACGAACTCGGAACCGGAGGGGCGCTATTCGATCGTCAAGGAAGTCATTTCGGACCCGCATCTGCCGTGTCTCCTTGTGAACACGACCCTCTCCGGGGAAGAGCCGTTCCTGAAACGGCTCCGGCTCTACGCCCTGTGCGCCCCCCACCTCGGGATGGGGGGGTGGGGGAACAACGCTTGCGTGGTGGATATCGCGGGAAGAAAAATCCTCACCGCGGAGAAAGACGGAATCTGGCTCGCGCTGGGGGCGACAGTCCCCTTCTCGCGCTTGTCCTGCGGCTACGTAGGGAAAAGCGACGGCTGGACGGACCTCGCCGCCGACTTCCGGATGGACTGGGAGTTCGACCGGGCCATGGACGGGAATCTCGCTCTCACCGGCGAGCTGGACCTGGGCGGACGCCGGGAGTTCACGATCGGGCTCGCTTTCGGGGACGGCCTCCACAACGCGGGCACGACGCTCATGGAGTCCCTCGCAATACCTTTCGGGGAGCAACGGGAACGATACATGGAACAATGGAACCGGTCATGCAAGCGTCTGCTGTCGCTCGAAAAGGCGGCGTCCGACGGCGGGGACCTCTATCACGGGAGCTACAGCCTCCTTCTCGCCCACGAAGACAAGTCGTATCCCGGGGCCTTCATCGCTTCCCTGTCCATCCCCTGGGGAGAATCGAAGGGTGACGACGACCGCGGGGGATATCATCTGGTCTGGACGCGGGACCTGGTCAATACCGCCACGGGTCTCCTCGCCGCGGGGAACACCGAGTCGCCTCTGCGCGCCCTGATCTACCTGGCCGTCAGCCAGCAAGCCGATGGAGGGTTTTCCCAGAACTTCTGGATCGACGGCGAGCCGTACTGGCGTGGGATCCAGCTCGACGAAGTCGCCTTCCCCGTCCTCCTTGCGTGGCGCCTTCAGCAAAAGGGCGGCCTCGGAAACTTCGACCCCTATCCGATGGTGATGGCGGCGGCTCGCTACATGATCCTCCATGGACCTGCGACCCAGCAGGAGCGATGGGAAGAGATCTCCGGTTATTCCCCGTCCACCATCGCCTCGAACATCGCGGCGCTGGTCTGCGCGGCTTCCTTCGCCCGCCAAAGGGGAGACGGGGCGACGGCCGCTTTCCTGGAAGAGTACGCCGACTTCCTCGAATGCCACGTCGAAGCCTGGATGGTGACCACGGAGGGGACGCTCGTCCCCGGGATACCGAGGCATTACATCCGCATCCTTCCCGCGGATGTGAACGACCCGTTCCCTGCCGAGGACCCCAACGTCGGCGTCGTTGCGTTGAACAACATGCCGCCGGGTTCCCGCTGGCGGTTCCCCGGGAAAGAGATCGTCGACGGAGGGTTCCTGGAGCTCGTCCGGTATGGGATCCGGAAAGCGGACGATCCCATTATCGCGGATTCCCTGGGCGTGCTGGATGCCGTGCTCAAAGTGGACACCCCGAATGGCCCGTGCTGGAGACGGTACAACCACGACGGGTACGGGCAGAGAGCCGATGGCGGGCCCTTCATCGGGTACGGGAAGGGGCGCGCGTGGCCCCTCCTTACCGGAGAGCGGGGACACTACGAGTTGGCCGCGGGGCGGGCTCCGGGCCCGTATCTCCGGGCCATGGAGGGGTTTGCTTCCCCGACAGGCTTGCTGCCGGAACAGGTCTGGGACGAGCCGGACCGTCCGGATCTCTACATGTACCTGGGGCGGCCCACCGGTTCCGCCAGGCCGCTGATGTGGGCGCACGCCGAGTACATCAAGTTGTTGCGATCGGCGGCCGACGGGAAGGTATTCGACCTCATCCCCGAAGTCGCCGCCCGTTACCTCCCTGACAGCAGGGGCCGCAAGCCGATGGAAATCTGGAAGCATAACCGCCAGATCTCCTCGGTCGGGGAGGGGTTCATCCTCCGCGTCCAGGCGGGGGCGCCGTTTCTCCTTCATTGGACGCGGGATAATTGGGGCACCGCGGAGGACTCGCGTTCCACCGCGACGTCTTTGGGGATCGATTATCTGGATATCGGCGTTCCACCGAAAGGAAGCGGCTCGATCCGATTCACGTTTTTCTGGACGAACACGGGGTGCTGGGAAGGGAAGGATTTCGAGGTGGGCGTCCATGGATCGTAA
- a CDS encoding MIP/aquaporin family protein codes for MARKRAVQPSGEISGITLRAEPAHRPEAIPWHAWAAEFAGTFFMVAWGLSAVVFMMSASSPMQSLMPVYRVRLLLTGILFAAGGTLVVYSPLGERSGGHINPAVSLTFWILGKMGRRDMALYSIAQFLGGLAGAVLVKFLWGGWATSVYAGVTMPAPWISPAGAAGVEFLITGSLLWVILFFVSHPKWHRWTGFAAGVWIAFLVFAEAPVTGTSLNPARSLGPAVVTDTYRDLWVYFLGPLGGATAVALLWKPTVAAGVRSVFCAKLFHTDRYRCHLADCHFAERHPSADGASQKEDPS; via the coding sequence ATGGCAAGGAAACGTGCCGTGCAACCTTCCGGGGAAATTTCGGGGATCACCCTGAGAGCGGAACCGGCCCACCGCCCGGAAGCGATCCCGTGGCATGCCTGGGCAGCCGAATTCGCGGGGACCTTTTTCATGGTGGCATGGGGGCTTTCGGCGGTGGTGTTTATGATGAGCGCCTCCTCTCCCATGCAATCGCTGATGCCCGTGTATCGGGTTCGGCTCCTGCTGACCGGGATTCTCTTCGCGGCGGGCGGAACCCTGGTCGTCTACTCCCCTCTGGGGGAGCGAAGCGGCGGGCACATCAACCCCGCGGTCTCCCTGACGTTCTGGATTCTGGGGAAGATGGGAAGGCGGGACATGGCCCTCTATTCGATAGCGCAGTTCCTCGGGGGGCTGGCCGGCGCGGTCCTCGTCAAGTTCCTGTGGGGGGGGTGGGCGACGAGCGTATACGCGGGGGTCACCATGCCGGCCCCCTGGATTTCTCCCGCGGGCGCGGCCGGAGTCGAGTTCCTGATTACGGGGAGCCTCCTTTGGGTGATCCTGTTCTTTGTAAGCCACCCGAAATGGCATCGCTGGACCGGATTCGCCGCCGGAGTCTGGATCGCCTTTCTCGTCTTCGCGGAAGCCCCTGTCACGGGGACAAGCCTCAATCCCGCGCGGAGCCTTGGCCCCGCCGTCGTGACGGACACCTACCGGGACCTGTGGGTCTATTTCCTCGGACCGCTGGGGGGCGCAACGGCCGTCGCGCTCCTCTGGAAACCGACGGTCGCCGCCGGGGTGAGGTCCGTGTTCTGCGCGAAACTCTTTCATACCGATCGCTACAGGTGCCATCTCGCCGATTGCCATTTTGCCGAACGGCATCCGTCGGCCGACGGTGCCTCCCAAAAGGAGGATCCTTCATGA
- a CDS encoding SDR family oxidoreductase translates to MTPNTLKGQPALVTGANSGIGYAVAKALAAAGAPVVVNYVTDPPSAERVVDEIRNAGGEAMAIRADVSKEDEVQAMFRKMFDTYGTIHLLVNNAGLQKDARFIDMTLHDWEFVLSVNLTGQFLCAREAAREFLRRGLVPKVSCAAGKIICMSSVHEFIPWAGHVNYAASKGGVMLLMKSLAQELAPHRIRVNSICPGAIRTPINVSAWSTPEALSQLLTLIPYGRIGEPEDIGRAAVWLASDESDYVNGTSLYIDGGMTLFPGFSTNG, encoded by the coding sequence ATGACCCCGAACACCCTGAAAGGTCAGCCCGCCCTCGTCACCGGCGCCAATTCCGGTATCGGTTACGCCGTGGCGAAAGCGCTCGCCGCCGCGGGCGCCCCCGTCGTCGTGAACTACGTAACGGATCCTCCATCCGCGGAACGTGTCGTCGACGAGATCCGGAATGCCGGGGGAGAGGCCATGGCGATCCGCGCCGATGTGAGCAAGGAAGACGAGGTCCAGGCGATGTTCCGGAAAATGTTCGACACCTACGGCACCATCCATCTCCTCGTCAACAACGCCGGGCTGCAGAAGGACGCCCGGTTCATCGACATGACGCTGCACGACTGGGAATTCGTGCTGTCGGTCAACCTTACGGGGCAATTCCTCTGCGCACGCGAGGCGGCGCGGGAATTTCTCCGGCGTGGCCTGGTACCGAAGGTCTCGTGCGCGGCGGGGAAGATCATCTGCATGTCGTCGGTGCACGAGTTCATCCCCTGGGCGGGGCACGTCAACTACGCCGCCTCAAAAGGCGGGGTGATGTTGCTGATGAAATCGCTGGCGCAGGAACTGGCGCCTCACCGGATCCGCGTCAACAGCATCTGCCCCGGGGCGATCCGGACACCCATCAACGTGTCCGCATGGTCCACTCCGGAGGCCCTCTCCCAGCTATTGACCCTGATCCCATACGGCCGGATCGGCGAACCGGAAGACATCGGCCGCGCGGCGGTCTGGCTCGCATCGGACGAGTCGGATTATGTGAATGGAACGTCCCTCTACATCGACGGGGGGATGACGCTCTTCCCGGGGTTCTCCACGAACGGGTGA
- a CDS encoding DUF2127 domain-containing protein: protein MDRVVEKTEPGGLRVVAVFEGAKGGLVLVTGMGLLAFIHRDLLNAAEEVVRTFHLNPARHYPHIFLDAASRVTDTQLWLLALSALLYAVVRFIEAFGLWHRKLWAQWFGVLSGGIYIPVELFEVVHRLSWAKLTILSANLAIVAYLGYSLTIHGRPPRNPSLPSTPCSSRKT from the coding sequence ATGGATCGGGTAGTGGAAAAAACAGAGCCAGGCGGTCTGCGGGTGGTCGCCGTATTCGAGGGCGCCAAGGGAGGGTTGGTCCTGGTGACGGGCATGGGACTACTCGCCTTCATCCACCGTGACCTCCTCAACGCGGCGGAAGAAGTCGTCAGGACCTTCCATTTGAATCCTGCCCGCCATTACCCGCATATCTTTCTCGACGCGGCTTCCCGTGTCACCGACACACAACTCTGGCTACTGGCCCTTTCAGCATTGCTTTATGCCGTGGTCCGCTTCATCGAAGCCTTTGGCTTATGGCACCGGAAACTCTGGGCGCAATGGTTCGGTGTCCTTAGTGGAGGAATCTACATCCCGGTGGAACTTTTTGAGGTGGTCCACCGTCTTTCCTGGGCCAAGCTGACGATACTTTCAGCTAATCTGGCGATAGTCGCTTATCTGGGTTATTCGCTTACGATCCATGGACGCCCACCTCGAAATCCTTCCCTTCCCAGCACCCCGTGTTCGTCCAGAAAAACGTGA